Within Calonectris borealis chromosome Z, bCalBor7.hap1.2, whole genome shotgun sequence, the genomic segment aatttaACTTTCATTGATCAAACTCTATACACAGGAATGCAATAGACTATTAAATAGAGAAGCATGTAAAACTGCAGATCTAATAAAAAGCAACAGGCTCTGAGAATGACTAAACAAATCCTAAATTCCTGTATATTTGGGTTCAAAATGAACAATAGAAACACTTTTGAAATTGTCAGTGACGTCCCAGTTGTTAATTCCACGCATACCAGGAAAACAAACAGTTGCTTGTAACATTAAGATGCATGTAGTATATATTAAATGTTTCTGTGTTTCACAAGTATGACATTCTTCATTGCATAATTCTCACGCAGGTTGCACAGTATCCTAAAAATTACAGTACTGAACTCAACATGTTCTTTTGGCAAGAGACCCTTCCCTTGGTCATGTACACAAAAAGCGGTTAGAGAAAGGACAATTCTGTTACCCTTCAGTGTTGCTGAATGCTCCTTAACACAATCATATAACAAATACTTAACAAATTGCCCAATTTCATtgtcatttttcatgaaaaagaagTATTACCAGTTTTCCAGGCCCTAGATAATTTTTCACATAAACTTCATTCACTTTCAGTTTATCTTCTGTTAGTAAAAGTCAGTAGCCCTCACTGTGTTTTGATCACCAAGATCAACAGATcttcaaaatacttaatttctagtcacagtttttcttctgttttatggCTTAAAATTACTATTTCCTGAAGATCAAACAGCATAAGCTAttataaaaggaaatgtttaacaCACTGACAGGACCACTGTCAGTTACTTATATCTGTGTCTATCTATTCAAGTTGATGACCTTCAAGGCAGGTGTCCGAACAAGTCTAAGATATACTTCTCAACAAAATTCAGGAAGAGGTTTTCCAAACTAAGTTCTGCCATTGGTCTCGCTGATAAATTATAGAGTTCTCCTAGTCTGCACAAGGGATTTAAACACAAAGTCACTTTGGTTTTAGGGATTTACCTTTTACTGTCCTTGTGAAAGGCTGCCCAAATTTGGTCTGGCTACAAGCCTTAAGAAAACTGCAACAAGAACCTCCTTACCAAAGATGTGTTGTACTCTGAAAATTAacttttcctttcccaaataCCTTACTTGCATTGTGTATGCTACAACCCAGTGATAAACTATTTTTCTATGTATCTTCTCCCTCACAGGCGGCAACGGGCTGCAGAGATGCTAGATGCAGGAACTACATGTTCTGCATTCTCAAAATCCCTCTGCTGATGCCaagatagcaaaagaaaaaacagacgTAACAGAACACACAGACCGAACAGAATGGAGACTAAAGTAaggaaaagagatggaaagatcAAGGATCAAGAATCAgaatacaaaacaaagcagagcagaagagtGACAAGAAGAGAGACGTTAAGAGCTGTAGTTGAATTCACAGCAAGTCATCTACTCGTTACAGATCTCAGCTACTGAGACTGATGTGACATAAATTCAAGTGAGATTGGCATTTGGGAAGTGTATTTATATTGTTGAGTCCAGACTAGGAAAATAGCGACCATGTGCAGCATTCCTTAATGGTTGTTTAAAGTGAGGTTTGGTGATGGTTATAATGTAAGAACACTAGTGAGAATTCATGAAGCAAGTGTTCCAAGGGAAATTTTGATGGATTTAGATTGGGTAGAGGTGGTACAAAACTGTAAAATCCTGAGAATATAATAGTCATGCTCTGACCCTTTGTAGTATCTTGTAAAGGACAAATATCTAGAAACCAGCTAAATATGGctgattttgttcatttgttaTTTTGCTAGAATCTTCTTCGCTATTTTAAAAATGGCAGTTACATGAGAGATCAACTTAAGtcctcccccaaaaaagactctaccattttaaatacaaaaacaatTCTCAAAGTTTCTCCAAAGTTTGGAAATTTTGAAAACCCTGATCCACTGATATCTACAGTTTGTGAAATCCATACTTCAAGAGGCACAGAACCATTAAAAGGAAGTtcccttaacaaaaaaaacccaaccaacaaacaaagGAAGATAGTGGCCTAGAGTTTAAGGTTTAAGTCACTACATTTTCTCTTAAGCACTTGGTGATTCCTTCTCAGCTCTGCTCTGTTCTATAAATTCTACCTTCAGAAAGAAAGCTTATTTGTTGTAATTCAGACTATTTTAAAAGCTCCAATCCATTGATTTTTGAAAGTGATATCCAAATCAAATGCAGCTGAACTTGAAAAAACATTGCCTCTACCTAACAGCTGCTATCATCACAAGAGCATTTTACCTGGGTAAGTGCAGTTACTCTGTTCTCACTAGGAAACAGCGGTGGATCTTCTCCAACCTGGAAATCAAAGTACACAGTTTTGTGTGTGAAAGTAGAGAATTCGTTGCTGAAGCAGAATTTGTATGTTCCGTTCCTGGATGCAGTAAACGTGAAGCTATCATATTGTTTCTTCATCTCTTTGTACAATACAATGCCATCGGGATCTTCCAACCGACAGTCAACATCATAATGACCTCCAGTGATCacctgaaaacaaaaaccaagaaattGTCTTTTTAACAAACCAGACATTTATACATTTCTTCTAAGGGGTATGATTTGTCAATTTGGCACTGCAAAATTTTTTGCtttaacaaatgttttaaaatataatgcatTAATTTGAAAATCTTTCAAAGCAAggctgcaaaatcattttcttgtgGAGACATTCCAAATACTTTAGGTTCAGGATATGTAATGTCAACTATAGTTTCAAACCGTTtataaaagcaattttaattactttgttaTAAATAATTGTACAACAGCAGAGGCTACAGTAAATGAACCTTGATGGGGCAGCAAAGACATTACTGTAACAAATCAACCATTTGCTCTATCCACAAGTCCTCCATGGAATTGATTCAGCCAGAGGAGACTGCTAACATGCAGTAAGATGGCTCCTTTCTGTACGGCCAAAAGAGTGTAACTACTCTATTAGCTCAAGCTGCTTTAGGCTGCAGGAATGGCATCTGACCAGTAGAACAGGTATTTCAACCTCGCTCCTCTTCACATGTGCTTGTGAACAGAGCAATGTTCTGGGGGGTCAGTTATGTACAGCATTTCTTCCCCAAACCAGCACATCCAGATAATGCCTACAAGTGGCTCAAGACTTCATATGATTGTCTCAAggtttttttcaggctttgatTATTGTTGGTCTACAGCATATTGCTCTGTAGACTAGCTCTCCCACCTCTACAGAAAGACTAATCCAGTAGCTTAGGTATTCATAACTTGGGTGTTCTGATGGCTCTTAGGCTAGTAGTTTTACACTTAATCTTTGCTCCAAACTTTTGGCTTTTAAGAGAAAGCATGCAGAAGGAGGAAGGGACTTATGTCTAAAGGCATGTCCCTTTTATGTGTGTGCAGAAATCACTGAAATACTTTAGTATCGGAGTATCTGCACTTCAGTTCACATAGTATTATTTAAACTCACATTATTTAGGTATCAGGTTATTAAAACGGTAATGTTAATGGTACACCTCAAATAACACGAGATCTGAGCAGTAGCTGCTCCATAAacaggaagttttaaaaatattcagttgGCAAGCATTATCTTCACAGTTTTTCCAAAAATGTGATGACAggatacaaagagaaaaaaaatttttggatGTTCTGGATCTCTGGCTGTCTCTCCCTGGATGTCTGCATCTACTTGGGATTTTCATAAAGAAATGCTTACCtggctggaaggaaaaacaaaaatcagatttttctatAATGAAATGGTGGCCCATTTTTAAAGTATGATCTCAAATTTGACAGGGGTGTGCTTTTCACCAATTACATGAAAGTCACTCACATTCAGTTATATCATAGACCCTGAAAGGGCCAGTTTACATATACATGGTAAAGATTTGCCAGAACTTTAAAATTCCCCTAGGATTCCTTCCCACGGAGCTTGCTTGAGCCTCCTCTCAGCTCTTGAGACATAGTGCCAAAGGACATGCACACAGCACTTCAGTCTATCGGTGCTTGGTCAATTCCAGACTTCACTTTTAACAATGCTACTCTTGTTCTGATCACCGACAAAAGTGACAACAGCAGGCTTATCTGTCCAGCAACCTCCATGGATATCCACTTCAAAACAAGGAGGAAAGTACTGCACAGAAAAGACTTTATGAAAGTAACAGGCAGGGACAAGAAACATTCGGGTAGGGAAAAAGATGCATCTAAGAAAGAACTAGAACATGCAGGACAGAGTAACAAGGACTGATATTTGGCAGCAACACTCCCTGAAATACAAATGGTGGGCCAGCAGCcgggagagaaaaaaaccacaggactTCAACACGAAAAGTCGGACCATAAAAGTACATAGCCCCTTCAAAAGCCACCAAAGGTAACTGTGATTCCCATAGCCAAGGATGATTTCTCTCTCGTGCTGCTGCTGTACTGTCAGTGACTTCACCAGCTGAAGTGACAGACTGGAAGGTTTGAACCCTGCTGATACACTCAAAGGCACCAAAACTGTCAGGGCTGTTGCTCGATACACCTTAGAGCTGCACAGCATGCACTATCGTGATGGCTGCATGTTCAAACTGTTACAGACTGGggaaagtaagaaaaactgtGCGGCCTCACTTAATACATGCATGTTAACCACCGTCTTTAATAAGACGTCAGTAGTTGCCTGCAcgttttattttctgtaagactCCTATCTTGCTACGTGCCCGGGACACTTTGCTAGTACTGCATACCTCTTCCATCACTTTCTGTTTGCTCTGTGACCCCCATTTGAACCATACTGTGCAATAAGAAGCATTAGCTCCTTAAATTGTATCGCGCTCATCATGCAAATTCTTCACAAACCGCAAGGAAATTACTTTCGCGGCACCGTGTCGGGCGGGGGTGCTTTGGGCATTCCCCACGCTGTTTAGATGGGACACTGCACGGCAGTGGCCGGGGTAAAAGACGCTGCCGGTTGTCAGGCCCGACTTTATAGGTCTTTCTTGACTCCCGACTAAGCTCACGCCTCCCGCCGCTCCCGCAGCGTACGACAGCAGGCAGCGTTTTCTTAGCCGAGCCGGGCTCTCTGCCTTGCCTCCCACTGGTGCTCCCGCGCCGGCCGCTTCGCCTAACTACTCAGCGAAGCCGAGCAGCGCGCAGGGAACGAAGGAAGCTGCGCGGCTCCCCCGCCGGCACAAGCCCCTCGGCCACCGCTCCCCGGCGCCGGGCTGCGGACCAGCTCCGCCGGCGCGGCGCGCCCAGGCCCGGGGCGGCGCTTCCCCGTGaggccgcccccggccgcccggCTACCTGGAACTCGAGGGTGCACTTGGTGCCCTGGGCGATCTCCTCGTAGAAGCACTGCTTGGCGTTGTCGGGCAGCTCGAAGGTGATCTCGGAGGCCCGCGCGGCGCAGGCCGCCAGCGCCACCAGAAGCAACGGCGGCagccgcccccgcggccccgcggcccaGGAGCCCCGCAGTGGCATGGCCCGGCGCAGAGAGAGGCGAGGGGGGacgcagagcagagcagagcgagccggggccgggggggagcgggcggcccggcgggaggcggcagcgCCGGCGTGGCGGAGGGGCCGAGCGGGGAAGCGCGCTGCCACCCGGAACCACCCGCGCTGGGCGGCACCGCCCTCCGGGAGCGCTTCCGGGTGAGCGCCCCTCCTCCCGCGGGTGGTTTTGCAGACGTGGTGTGCGGCGTGGAAAGGGGCGGGGCCACGGGGCGGGGAACGGGGCGGGGCCGATGCGGcgctccccgcccctcccgcccggcAGGAGCGGGGGTCGCGGGGGAGCGGTGGGGGGCggcgccccgccggcgggcggtGTTCGCCGTGTTCCGCCCGCCGGGGCCCGGTGCGCCTGCGGAGTGAGCCCTGCAAGGCGCCGTCCCGGCTCCCCGTCTTGTCGAGGCCTTTGGCTCTGTGTCCGTTGGGTGCGGTCAGCCGGGGGTTAGGTTGTCTTGGCGGTGCCGTGGGGCATGGCCTAGAGCTGGAGGGTGGGTCTTGTCGCCGAGCGCCAGTGAAAAGCAGCCTGGGCACTCGCCATCTTCAGAAACTGGGCACACGGGAGTGCATCTGAAGAGTTCTGCTTCACAGGTCGTTAAACGTTCTTTGCTCCTGAGAGAGAAAATGCCGATTAAAGTGCTCACACTGGCTGCAGGAATGGCGGCTTTAAGTTCTACGCCAGTACATACCCAGTTATTTTTACAAAGTAAAGCAAATTCAAAGGAAGAAATCAAAGATAACCTCATCCTTATATTCATTTTAAGTTCTGTGGTGAATCAGACAGAGTAGGAAAAAGAAAGCTCGGCTCCAGTCTCCCGGGCAGGAGGATGAACTTGTAAAGGGGTAGGTCTGCCTGACCTCCCGTTTTGCTCCTCTGAAAAAGGGGCTAACCTGTCAAAAGAGGCACCACACTGGGATGCTGCTTCGTGATCCTCTAGCCTCTAGTCACGAGGTGACTCCTGAGTAAGCTTGTGGAGCCCATGGATTCCGTTCTCATCACTGTTAGAGAAGCCTGGGCACCTGTTTGAGGACTGTGGATTTCACAGGACAGAGGTACCCAAAATTGATATGCTGAAGGCTCTGATAGGTTTGCAGGTATGGATTAAAGTGAGATGGCAGGTGCTTTACCAAGTATCCATGCCACCTCTGAGGGAGACATTATCCACCTACAATTAACCCTTGGttctctgctgttttcatttaaacACGCTGGGTTTATTTCAGATTGTATGTAAGTGTTGGCTGATGGTTGAGATAGCTCAAAAGCAGATTATATATCTGTGCCATAGGAGGCAGCTTCAGCTGTTTTACTTAAATCGGCTTGTAGGACCTGTATGCCTGTGCAGAGTGCTCCCAATCACTTTCTCCTTCATGTGGCAAGAAATACATTTCAGGAAGACTCACTCTGTGATTTTTCACAGCAACAGAAGTGGTCCTGTGCAGCTTATGGCTTCCTAGTTCACTCTTTCCAGCTATTTTCTTAAAGCATCACTAAATAGGCAAAATCAAGCTTACCTAAGAAATGACAATTGGAAACCTGTCACCAAATAACCAAACAAcaaagcagaaggggaaagatGTCTGGTAAAACCAAGATAATCCTGCAGAGCAGGCAAGAAAGGTGTCTGGTGGCATCTGCAGAATAAGCAAAACCCAGAACACGTCCCAATCCCCAAAATAAGTTCATCAAGAGGAGATGAGatcacttccttttcttttggatcGGGAACAGAGAGTATAAAACATCAACTGAGTAAAACAGAAAGACGGCAAAATGCCTGCAAGGAGCTCTCAAGCCTGATCACCTTGGCCCTGGTGACTAAGGACCACGAAGGAGCATAGCCCTCAGACTAACTATGTCGCATCAGCTCCACTGTGTTGTGTGCTCACAGCTCGCCTGGGATAGATTTGTTAAGGACTAGTTGTTTTCTATATGTAGCGATAATGATCGATAGTAGTTAAGAACTATTAGCAACATGAACTGCTTATGAACATCAGTACTTCTTTTGAAGCTTGAAACTGGCTTGATTTGTCCATTTCCTAAACACCCCAGTCACCGTGATGTCCAATTCCCTAAATGATATATGGAACTATATATTAATTTGTAACAGTAAGGATCTGAGCTTTCC encodes:
- the LOC142075797 gene encoding transmembrane emp24 domain-containing protein 7-like, which gives rise to MPLRGSWAAGPRGRLPPLLLVALAACAARASEITFELPDNAKQCFYEEIAQGTKCTLEFQVITGGHYDVDCRLEDPDGIVLYKEMKKQYDSFTFTASRNGTYKFCFSNEFSTFTHKTVYFDFQVGEDPPLFPSENRVTALTQMESACVSIHEALKSVIDYQTHFRLREAQGRSRAEDLNTRVAYWSIGEAIILLVVSIGQVFLLKSFFSDKRTTTTRVGS